In the genome of Streptomyces lydicus, the window GGCTACACGCTCAGATCGCGGCTGGCGTCTACGCCCGGGGCAGTCGCCTGCCCAACGCCAAATTCCTAGCCACCACCTTTTGCAACGACGCCGCGCCCGTGGGACAGGCCCTGCGGGTCCTAGTCGCCGACGGCGTGGTGCACATCGGACCCTGCGGCACCACGGTGCTGCAACCCGCCTGTCCCTCTCCTCCAGCGCACCAATATGAAGAGCGGTCCTCCCGTTTCAGCCGGGACACGATCGTGGCCACTTGCCGTGCCGCTCATGTGCAGTGGCATCATCGCCGCCCGGCTCCGGCCGAGGTGCTGCACGAGCGGTGGCAGGACCTGCGCTCTATGGCCAGCCAACTGCTGGCCGCGGCCCCGCCCCCCGCCCCTGACGCCGCACAGGAACTGGCCGCCCTTGCCCGGGCCACAGAGCTGGTGTCCGCCCCGCTGCCGGACAAGCCCTGGCTCCAGCAGTGGCACACCGCCTGCCAGGCCAAGTCCATCAGCGACATCCTCCCCCTGGTCCCGAAGGAACCCCGATGACAGAGGCCGACCACCGCGAGGTCGATCCACGCCCCACCGACGCCACTCCGCGTGCGGAAGCGACCGAGGCGCTGCACGCCCTCGACCTCCGCCGCGTCGAGGTACCGAACACCGCCGATGCCTTGTCGCGCTTCTTCGCCCACCTCCACAACTGAGCGGCGCGAGCTGCGAACTCCCGGCGAAACCAGGTTTCGCCTATCCGTCCCCACCCGCATCACAGATCAAGGAGAGCGATGGGACCCGCCGCCGGAAACCTGCGGCTCCAGGCCGCACCGCACGCCCTCGTCCGGACCGTGCATCACCCGCGCGTGACGGTGCCGCCCTGGCCCGACCTGGCCGACACCACACCCGCCGGCGTGCGCGCCTGGCGGGAGTGGATGCGCGCGACGTGGTGCAATCCGGCCCTGGCCGATGCCATCCGCCACGCCTCCCCCGCGCTGGCCCGGGAACTGGATGCGCTGTCCGCCGGGCACCCCCTGCCCCGCAGCCGAGCCCGGAAAGCACTGGTCGCACTGGCCGGGTACTGCCTGCGGGCGGTGCAGCGGCCGATGCCGTTCGGGCTGTTCGCCGGCGTGGCCGAGGCGCGCTTCGGTCCCCGTACCGAGGTCGGGTGGGGCGAGGACCACCGTGTGACGGCGCGGGCCGGCGGGGAGTGGATGGCCGACATCATCGCGCAGCTGGAAGCGATGCCTGCGGTCCGCCGGCGTCTGCTGGTGCAGCTCAACAGCATCGCCGAAGTCCGCGGGGACCGTCTGATCGTGCCCTGGCAGGTGCGGTGCGACGGCCCCACCTCCGCGGTCGAGGAGGTCTCCGTGCGGCACACCGCACAGGTGCGGGCGATTGCGGAGATGACGACGACCCCGATGCGCCACGAGGACGTGGTCGGTGAACTCCGCTCCGCATTCCCTGTGTTCTCTGACGAGGCGGTGCGGGCGGTGCTGGACCAGCTCCTGTCCGGCCGGGTGCTGCTCAGCAACCTCACCGCCCCGTCCACCACGACCGATGTCCTGGGGTACCTGCTCGACCAGCTGGTACGCGCCGGAGCCGACCACGAGCCCCAAGCGGCCGACCTGATCGCAGCGCTGCGCGAGATCCACCAGCTGATGCAGGAGCACAACCAACTGCCGGTCATCGACGGCGCGCCCCTGCGGGCCAGCCTGGTGGACCGGATGGCCGAGCGCAGTCCGGCACCCCAGGCGCTGGCCGTCGACATGCTCATCGACGGCACGGTGACGCTGCCACGAGCGGTGGGCTGGGAGGCCGAACGTGCCACTAACGCCCTGGCCCGGATCAACCCCGAGCCCTACGGGAACGCACCCTGGCGGGACTACATCGAGCAGTTCCTCCAGCGCTACGGACCAGGCGCCCTGGTTCCGCTGACCGACCTTCTCGACCCCACCGTCGGCCTCGGGCTCCCCGCGGGATTCCACTCAGGAGCCCCCGCCGCCCGCCCGCCGCTGTCGCGGCGCGACGACATTCTCCTCGCCCGGGCCCAGCAGGCGGTACAGGCCGGTACGGAGATCGACCTCGACGAAGAACTCATCGCCGCGCTGGCGGTCGGAGAACCCTCCCGTATGCAGCTCCCGCCAGGACTGGAGCTACGGTTCGAGGTCCGCAGCGCCTCCGCCGCCGACCTCGACGCGGGCCGGTTCGAACTCGCCGACTGCCGACTCGGGCGCGAGTGGGGGCACCTGTCGGGCGGGCGGTTCGCAGCCCAGCTCGCCGCCCGGAAATCCTCCTCGCCCAGCGGCCTTGTAGGTCAGCTGGCCACCCGGCCCACCAGCGTCGCCGGCGCCCTGCCCGCCCAGCTCGCCTTCCCGGCCCTGCGGCACAGCGCCATGCATGTCGCACGCGTGCCCCAACTCGTCGCCCCGCGCATCAGCCTGTCCGAGCACCACGCGCCCACCCCGGACGACATCCACCTTGCCGACCTCGCGGTCATGTGTGACGGCGACCGTCTTCACCTGGTCTCCCGCTCCCGTGGGGTCGTGGTGGAGCCCTTCACCTCCCATCCGCTGCAGATCGAGTACCAGACGCCGTGGACGGTCCGCTTCCTCGCCGAACTCACCCGCGGTCAACTCACCCAGCTCGATCCGCCCCCGGCCCAGATCAACCCCTTCCCCTGGGGCGCGGCCAGGAGGTTGCCGATCCTCCCCCGCGTCCGCCATCAGCGCACCGTCCTCAGCCCCGCCACCTGGCGGCTGAACCCCACCGACCTGCCCGAGCCGGACGCCAGCACCGCCCAGTGGGAGGACAACTTCCACACCCTGCGCACGCGGTGGAAGCTACCGCGCACCGTCGCCTTCGAGTACATCGACCAGCGCCTGCGGCTGAACCTCGACGACCCCGGCCACCTCGCCCTGCTCCGCGCCCAGGTGGAGCGTCCCCATCGCTTCCGCCTCTTCCTCACCGAGACGGCCACCGAGCAGGACTTCGGATGGGCCGACGGCCGACCCCACGAAATCGTCACCCTCCTGCGCCCACGCACCGCGCCCCCGCCACCGCCCGTGGTGCCCCGCTCCACCACCGCCTCCCTCCTCGACAGCCGGCTACCGGGCGCCTCCCCCTACCTGCACGCCCGCCTCTACTGCCCAACCCCGAAGCGCTCCGACCTCCTGCGCGACCGCCTGCCCATCCTGATCGACCGCCTACAGTCCTGCACTTGGTGGTACCGAGCCGACGACACCTCCGACGCGTACCTGGACGTGTGCGTGCGCCAGCCCGCGGACCTCGCCCCCGGCGACGCCATGGGGGTGGTGAGCGGTTGGGCGCAACGCCTGCTGGAGAGCGGCGTCATCGGGGCCATGACGCTAACGCCCTACCGTCCCCACACCGGGCGGTACGGAACGGGGCCTTTGCTGACGGCCGCCGAGGACGTCTTCGCCGCCGACTCGACAGTCACCGCCCAGCAGATCTCCAGCCTTCAAGGCATCGACGAGCAGATCGTGACCGCGGCGGGACTCGTCGCGATCAGCACTGCCTGGCACGGCGACCCCGAGCACGGCCTGCGCTGGCTCCAGAACCACACGGAGCGCCAATTCTCCGTGCGCCTGGCCCGGCCCCTGCAGAAGGAAGCCGTCCGCGTGGCCAACCCGCACGACTGGCACACCCTCCTTCACTGCTCCGAACTGCTGTCAGACCGGTGGGAGGCCCGGCGCGACGCCCTGTCCGCATACCGGAAATTGCTCACCGAGCAGACGGAGATCGACCCCGACACCACACTGGCTGCGCTCCTCCACGAGCACTGCCTACGCGCGCCCAACCCGGCCGAGGAACGCATCGCCCTGCGCCTCGCCAGGGCAGCCGCTCTCGCTCACACAACCCGGCGATCCGCCTCCGCCCGCACCGCAGCCTCGAAGGACCGGCCATGACCAGCCCGGGATACACCCCAGCAACAGCAACCCACACCCGATACGAGCCGACACAGACCGAGACCGTCCTGGCCCGGCTCTCCCCACGTTCCACCCGTCTCCCCGCTCGTCGCCACATGACCAACCCCGACCTGCAGGCGCTGCGCGAAGCCGGTCTCGCCTCCGTGATCAGCAGCCAGCCACGCCCCCGCATCGGCATCTACGCCATGGTGCGAGACGGCCAGGACCCCGCCGTGCGACTTGCCGTGGCCCGCGGCCTGGTCCTCCGACACGACTGGCCCGAAGCGCAGGCGAGCGTCGACTTCACGGGGATGACCGACCCGGCCACACGACCTCAGCTCGCCCGCCTGCTGGACGCCGTCGATCGCAGAGCCATCGACGGCATCGTCGCGATGTCCCGGACTGACCTCACCCACCTCAACGACTACTACGAGGAGACCCTCCGGTGGATCCACGCCCGCGGCGGATTCCTCGCCCTTGCCACCGCCGAGACGGACATCTAACCCGCAGAACCACCGGTCCGCACCATCGCCTGCACGCCGGCACCCCCTCGGTCAATCCGGGGCCCTCGCGGCGACCCTGGAGCGCACCGATCAGGGGCCAGCCCAGCGCATCGACCGCATGTACTGCACCCCCGAACTCGCCCCGGCCCTCCTCGCTTTCGACGTCCTGGCGACCGACGAGGAGCGGGAGGTGTCCGACCACGCCCTGTTGGTCGCCCGCTTCGACCTCGACGTCCTCCGCCAGGTCCTCACGCCCGCCCGCTGACACTTCTATCTCTGGGGAAAGCTCCATGCTCATCAACGCGGCGATCTGCAACTTCGAGAACAACGGCGGCGGCGACCGCGCACTGTGGCAGCGGATGCACGACCGGCTGGCGTCGCTCGACCTGCATCTGCTCCTGCGGCAGGAGGTGTGGAACGCGCAGGACGACGGCAACGCGCTCGCGGACGCGGCCGAAGCCGTGCTCGGCATGGCCGGACTGATCGGCCCGGAGTGCTGCACCGCCCTTTACCACGACCCCAACCTCTTCACCCCCGTCGGCGAGTTCCCGAAGACCGGCCCCATGTGGGTGCTCCCGCCGACCGTGCGCAGCCTGCAGCTCGCCGGCACGGCCCCCGGTGCGGTCCCGCTGATCGTCGGCTCGTACCACCTCAACTACGGCTCCACCACCACGCGCCTGTCGGAGGCCGAGCGGCTGACCCAGTGGAACGACAAATGGGTCAAGGCCGACGGCCGACGCGTCCACTACCCGGCGCTGCTTGGCGGCGACAACAACAGCTACCCGGTCCCCGGCGCCCCAGGAGACCCGGCCCTGCCCGTCCTGGAGGAGATCCCCGACGAGCCCCACCGGGCACACCGCTCCTACATCGGGCCAGACGGCGTGCGCCGGATGGACGACCGACCGGACGACACCCTGCGCACCGCCGGCCTCCAGGACGTCGCCCGCCACCTCGCCACCACCGCGGGCAACACCACCGCGGTCGCGCCGACGGTCGACGCCTACGGCACACACGGGCCGGACTCGCGGATCGACAGGATCTACGCCAGCAAGCAGCTCCTGCCCGCCGTGCGCGAGGTCGAGGTCATCAACATGAAGGGCCTGTCCGACCACCACACGGTCGTGGTGCGCCTGGACCGGGACACTCTCACCGACCTCCTCAACAACCCGCTCACCCGGGCGGCGTGACCGATGTCCAACGACGCAAGGCCCGCGCTCCGGATGCCCCGATTCTTGCTGGCGCGACTCGCCGCTCCGCTCTGCCGCCCCTCGCCCGAGGAGTGCGCCGACTACGCCTGGTTCCGGGAACGACTCGCCGAGCCGGGCCTCCTCGACTGCGCGGTCGGCGTGAAGGCGGACGGCGCCACGCTCCTCGCGGTGCCCGCCGGCAAAAGCCGCAGCGGCGGTTACCTGTCTGTGGGCACCGTGGCCGACGCCGTGCGGATCTGTTCGGCTCTGCGGGGCCAGTCCGGATTCCCGCGCGTCCGGCTCGGCCTGTCGGTCTGCCGCGACACCTGTTACGCCGTCGGCTGGGGACCACGCCAGCCCTGGGACGACGGGGAGCGCGGCAGGTATTTCGGGTATTCGCCGTCCGCCATCGACTCCTTCCTCCGCCGCGGTTGGGCGCCTGACCCGCCGCCGCAGGAGGCGACGACGGTGCTCGCCTCCT includes:
- a CDS encoding lantibiotic dehydratase; translated protein: MGPAAGNLRLQAAPHALVRTVHHPRVTVPPWPDLADTTPAGVRAWREWMRATWCNPALADAIRHASPALARELDALSAGHPLPRSRARKALVALAGYCLRAVQRPMPFGLFAGVAEARFGPRTEVGWGEDHRVTARAGGEWMADIIAQLEAMPAVRRRLLVQLNSIAEVRGDRLIVPWQVRCDGPTSAVEEVSVRHTAQVRAIAEMTTTPMRHEDVVGELRSAFPVFSDEAVRAVLDQLLSGRVLLSNLTAPSTTTDVLGYLLDQLVRAGADHEPQAADLIAALREIHQLMQEHNQLPVIDGAPLRASLVDRMAERSPAPQALAVDMLIDGTVTLPRAVGWEAERATNALARINPEPYGNAPWRDYIEQFLQRYGPGALVPLTDLLDPTVGLGLPAGFHSGAPAARPPLSRRDDILLARAQQAVQAGTEIDLDEELIAALAVGEPSRMQLPPGLELRFEVRSASAADLDAGRFELADCRLGREWGHLSGGRFAAQLAARKSSSPSGLVGQLATRPTSVAGALPAQLAFPALRHSAMHVARVPQLVAPRISLSEHHAPTPDDIHLADLAVMCDGDRLHLVSRSRGVVVEPFTSHPLQIEYQTPWTVRFLAELTRGQLTQLDPPPAQINPFPWGAARRLPILPRVRHQRTVLSPATWRLNPTDLPEPDASTAQWEDNFHTLRTRWKLPRTVAFEYIDQRLRLNLDDPGHLALLRAQVERPHRFRLFLTETATEQDFGWADGRPHEIVTLLRPRTAPPPPPVVPRSTTASLLDSRLPGASPYLHARLYCPTPKRSDLLRDRLPILIDRLQSCTWWYRADDTSDAYLDVCVRQPADLAPGDAMGVVSGWAQRLLESGVIGAMTLTPYRPHTGRYGTGPLLTAAEDVFAADSTVTAQQISSLQGIDEQIVTAAGLVAISTAWHGDPEHGLRWLQNHTERQFSVRLARPLQKEAVRVANPHDWHTLLHCSELLSDRWEARRDALSAYRKLLTEQTEIDPDTTLAALLHEHCLRAPNPAEERIALRLARAAALAHTTRRSASARTAASKDRP
- a CDS encoding endonuclease/exonuclease/phosphatase family protein, whose product is MLINAAICNFENNGGGDRALWQRMHDRLASLDLHLLLRQEVWNAQDDGNALADAAEAVLGMAGLIGPECCTALYHDPNLFTPVGEFPKTGPMWVLPPTVRSLQLAGTAPGAVPLIVGSYHLNYGSTTTRLSEAERLTQWNDKWVKADGRRVHYPALLGGDNNSYPVPGAPGDPALPVLEEIPDEPHRAHRSYIGPDGVRRMDDRPDDTLRTAGLQDVARHLATTAGNTTAVAPTVDAYGTHGPDSRIDRIYASKQLLPAVREVEVINMKGLSDHHTVVVRLDRDTLTDLLNNPLTRAA